In the genome of Vicia villosa cultivar HV-30 ecotype Madison, WI linkage group LG7, Vvil1.0, whole genome shotgun sequence, one region contains:
- the LOC131619607 gene encoding uncharacterized protein LOC131619607: MASTQPLTSLLSSQGRPMSGSASFTRPPMDFSYPFQQTAGPSFSSYQQTGGYSFPPNTQVPPGFQQTGGSASFPPNTQVPPGFQQTGGSHTPYPTQVPLSFQQTQMPPRFQQTGGSHTPHPTHIPAREDDHVEPGGDDTVQDAYDVQSDGDDVQGEDDPSEIHIIDGRYYIWPAGNSFGPSRTAARCVYYVIQQMYKEAWTTFGDVTNKDAWFNCFKEKCTWDPMSEKLVKKNYFSRTSKRLSDTLRNVRKRWERDGSRPGWLGQEVLEKLIAYWNSKEFKAKSENAKKMRASEKGGHLNAVGSISTYEHSRRMAKRLGRQPLMIELVKETRTKKSGDLVDERTRKALEDYQTKLVNFLVANPKYTPREGVPLHPDVDFYIWSEVIDGKGPNGCFFGAGNLAGSLRSGDRNLFQRVRDGEGSSRPTQLAPQVMETIRQLALTEARRELAQREAELKAQMDEREAALKAQVEGQQRQIEAMAKMQAEMQQQQIEAMAKMQAEMQQQMRLFMQSQQSGGQPSRGNVGAADTEQENDHDFNLDNYPDPDDDFLG; the protein is encoded by the exons ATGGCCAGTACCCAACCTCTTACGTCATTACTCTCCTCTCAGGGGAGGCCTATGTCTGGGTCAGCATCATTTACTCGCCCACCTATGGACTTTAGTTATCCGTTTCAGCAGACTGCAGGACCTAGTTTTTCATCAtaccagcagactggaggatatAGTTTTCCACCTAACACACAGGTGCCCCCAggattccagcagactggaggatctgcTAGCTTTCCACCTAACACACAGGTGCCCCCAggattccagcagactggaggatcccACACTCCATATCCCACACAGGTGCCcttatccttccagcagacacagatgCCCCCACGCTTCCAGCAGACTGGGGGATCCCACACCCCGCATCCCACTCATATACCTGCACGTGAGGATGATCATGTGGAGCCGGGTGGGGATGATACTGTGCAGGATGCATATGATGTTCAGTCTGATGGTGACGATGTTCAGGGGGAGGATGATCCGAGTgagattcatatcattgacggTAGATATTATATTTGGCCCGCTGGAAATTC GTTTgggccgagtcggactgctgccagGTGTGTGTACTATGTGATTCAGCAAATGTATAAAGAAGCTTGGACGACTTTTGGAGATGTTACAAATAAAGATGCTTGGTTTAATTGCTTTAAG GAAAAGTGTACGTGGGATCCAATGAGCGAgaaacttgttaaaaaaaattatttcagcaGAACATCAAAAAGACTTTCTGACACGTTGCGAAatgttagaaagcgttgggaacgtGATGGTAGTCGTCCTGGGTGGTTGGGCCAAGAAGTTCTTGAAAAACTTATTGCATATTGGAATTCAAAGGAATTTAAAGCTAAGTCTGAAAATGCTAAaaaaatgagggcatctgaaaaaggaggtcaccttaatgcagttggaagtataagcacttacgaacattctcgacgcatg gctAAAAGGTTGGGGAGACAACCACTCATGATCGAGTTGGTTAAAGAAACTAGGACAAAAAAATCGGGTGATTTAGTTGACGAGCGTACTCGAAAAGCTTTG gaggattatcaaACAAAGCTTGTGAATTTTTTGGTCGCTAATCCAAAATATACTCCTAGAGAAGGAGTGCCGCTTCATCCAgatgttgatttttatatttggagTGAAGTCATTGACGGAAAAGGGCCTAATGGATGTTTTTTTGGTGCGGGAAATTTGGCGGGAAGCTTGAGAAGTGGAGatcgaaatttatttcaaagagttaGAGATGGGGAAGGATCGTCACGTCCAACACAATTGGCACCGCAAGTAATGGAAACAATAAGACAGTTGGCTCTAACTGAGGCGAGACGCGAGTTAGCGCAACGTGAGGCGGAGCTAAAGGCCCAAATGGATGAACGTGAGGCGGCGCTAAAAGCACAAGTGGAGGGGCAACAACGGCAAATAGAGGCAATGGCAAAGATGCAAGCAGagatgcaacaacaacaaatagaggCAATGGCGAAGATGCAAGCAGAGATGCAACAACAAATGCGGTTATTTATGCAGTCTCAACAAAGTGGTGGTCAACCGTCTAGAGGAAACGTGGGAGCGGCTGACACTGAGCAAGAGAATGATCATGATTTCAACCTTGATAACTATCCCGATCCCGATGATGATTTTttaggatga